In Tachysurus vachellii isolate PV-2020 chromosome 1, HZAU_Pvac_v1, whole genome shotgun sequence, a genomic segment contains:
- the sirt7 gene encoding NAD-dependent protein deacetylase sirtuin-7, with protein MKEVNMESQIEQSRLSRAERKALEKAKLIQKETQRSNFQLVARILKKPERERTEEECALLQGHQDTVQELCKRQARRNILKQKQEELFDKEEDLRAKVKHLAEALRHARHVAVYTGAGISTAASIPDYRGPNGVWTQLQKGRAVRHSDLSEAEPTLTHMCIQMLHKVKLVQHVVSQNCDGLHLRSGLPRHALSELHGNMFIEVCVSCSPVREVIRLFDVTERTGLHRHATGRRCAHCGGELRDTIVHFGERGTLEQPLNWKGAAETAEMADLILCLGSSLKVLKKYACLWCMKKTAAKRPKLYIVNLQWTPKDDLATLKIHGKCDDVMRLLMEELGVGIPTYNRSDDPIFSLSTPLRPDEEDSHSRKTLAPPAASERSESDSASQAEEPGVQGGWFGRGYSKARKKRKTT; from the exons gTGGCCAGGATATTAAAGAAACCTGAACGCGAGCGAACCGAAGAGGAGTGCGCTTTACTTCAGGGGCATCAAGACACAGTGCAAGAGCTGTGCAAACGCCAGGCTCGGAGAAACATcctgaaacagaaacaggaagag CTCTTTGATAAAGAGGAGGATCTGAGGGCCAAAGTGAAGCATCTGGCCGAAGCGTTGCGTCATGCCCGCCATGTTGCCGTTTACACAGGAGCCGGGATCAGCACG GCTGCTTCCATCCCGGATTATCGCGGGCCTAACGGAGTGTGGACTCAGCTGCAGAAGGGGCGCGCTGTCag GCACTCTGACCTCAGTGAAGCAGAACCGACTCTTACTCACATGTGTATCCAGATGTTACACAAAGTCAAATTG GTTCAACACGTGGTTTCTCAGAACTGTGACGGTCTCCATTTGCGCAGCGGGCTTCCCAGACACGCCTTGTCTGAGCTGCATGGGAACATGTTCATCGAG gtgtgtgtgtcgtgCTCTCCGGTTCGAGAGGTGATCCGTCTGTTCGATGTGACAGAGCGCACGGGGCTTCACAGACACGCTACAGGCCGGCGGTGCGCCCACTGTGGAGGGGAGCTGAGGGACACCATAGTGCACTTCGGTGAGAGAGGAACCCTGGAGCAGCCGTTAAACTGGAAAGGCGCAGCCGAGACGGCAGAGATGGCCGATCTCATCCTCTGTCTCGGCTCCAGTCTGAAG GTCCTGAAGAAGTACGCATGCTTGTGGTGCATGAAAAAAACAGCTGCTAAGAGACCGAAGCTATACATCGTCAACCTTCAG tggacaccaaaagatGACCTGGCCACTCTGAAAATACATGGaaagtgtgatgatgtgatgcgTCTCCTGATGGAAGAGTTGGGAGTTGGAATTCCGACCTACAACAG ATCCGACGATCCCATCTTCAGCTTATCCACCCCTCTCAGGCCGGACGAAGAGGACAGCCACAGTCGTAAAACTTTAGCGCCCCCTGCTGCTTCGGAGCGGTCCGAGTCCGATTCGGCGAGTCAAGCCGAAGAGCCGGGGGTACAGGGTGGCTGGTTTGGACGAGGCTACTCTAAAgcgaggaagaaaagaaaaactacaTAG
- the rbbp9 gene encoding serine hydrolase RBBP9, with protein sequence MPVKKVVIVPGNGAGDVVRSNWYGWVNKQIHQIPGVCSELRNMPDPVTARESVWLPFMEKELQCDEETVIIGHSSGAAAAMRYGETHKVFGVILVGAYTSDLGDENERESGYFSRPWEWERIRANVKHIVQFGSTDDPFLPWEEQQEVADGLKAELHKYTDRGHFQNSCFPELISAVKKLITAG encoded by the exons ATGCCTGTAAAGAAAGTAGTGATCGTTCCAGGTAATGGAGCAGGAGATGTTGTACGCAGTAACTGGTATGGCTGGGTCAATAAACAGATTCATCAG ATACCTGGTGTGTGCAGTGAGCTGAGGAACATGCCAGACCCTG TGACAGCCAGAGAGAGCGTATGGCTGCCGTTCATGGAGAAGGAGCTGCAGTGTGACGAGGAGACGGTGATCATCGGCCACAGCTCGGGCGCTGCTGCTGCTATGAG GTACGGTGAGACGCACAAGGTGTTCGGCGTCATCCTGGTGGGCGCCTACACGTCTGACCTGGGAgatgagaacgagagagagagcg gaTATTTCAGCCGTCCATGGGAGTGGGAAAGGATCAGAGCCAACGTGAAACACATCGTCCAGTTCGGCTCCACAGACGACCCTTTCCTACCTTGGGAGGAGCAGCAGGAAGTAGCGGATGGACTAAAAGCAGAGCTTCATAAATATACAGACCGCGGACATTTTCAGAACTCGTGTTTCCCAGAGCTCATCAGCGCTGTAAAGAAACTGATCACGGCTGGATAA
- the zgc:194981 gene encoding uncharacterized protein zgc:194981: MTFRLGLVAAVIVAQIVSASSSTQNLDPNVVKAANFAIEFHNRMTNCAYAYKVVEILSYSAQIYPPARVKYSIEVRAAQTTCRNDGSMNPEDCKVAADAQTMICSFVVLAVPGENPVPEYVLSQQCA; this comes from the exons ATGACCTTCAGGCTGGGCCTCGTCGCCGCCGTTATCGTGGCTCAAATTGTGTCTGCGAGCAGCTCGACTCAAAATCTCGACCCGAACGTGGTCAAAGCGGCCAACTTTGCCATCGAGTTCCACAATCGCATGACGAACTGTGCTTATGCGTATAAAGTCGTGGAGATCCTGTCTTACTCTGCTCAG aTCTACCCTCCTGCCAGGGTGAAGTACTCCATAGAAGTACGAGCAGCTCAAACGACCTGCAGAAACGATGGCAGCATGAACCCAGAGGACTGCAAAGTTGCGGCTGATGCACAG ACGATGATCTGCAGCTTCGTGGTTCTGGCAGTTCCAGGAGAGAACCCAGTTCCTGAATACGTTCTGTCACAGCAATGTGCCTGA
- the tdrd3 gene encoding tudor domain-containing protein 3, with product MMELSSALVKEGWYLTDKGIDECNSSSEKEKAVISDILNVALNTDLRSIGKGFLPADINSGRVEEVKGPCVLQVLKVRNVAAPKEHEESQTAPRMLRLQMTDGQTTCAGLEFKHLSKISLNTPPGTKVKLLGTVPVKNGFLLLDDCRIADLGGEVDHLIEKWELQRSLAKHSRSNIGAEGGPPPFVPFGQKCVRKDEVDSRTLDQKKTLQSSNASKAANENDEFEKQRIAAIAEVAKSKETRTFGGGGNAGTNLANPASTFKNRDTYQRKREEQDKSGTDPKPEGVYRELVDERALRDIMEMGFSKEAVRQALLDNSNNMETALNCLLTGANQAKAVPAESSRPPPRGKGRGRGRSRQDADEDGGARPSGPSTLFDFLESKMGAFSIDETKKQPPQRAQEQPSRTSIQNADPFIREASQNKQTGRNEGRAQRTERPPRFQRDSEFPKASTAESSQIIPTQPQRWNDGEKRGRGGAEQRRDERRDIRGGHSNFTSTGNQRSKGQQGQSANFYQGSKRDRGLRESDHAGGSDQPKKNQANGPLGPKPLESAVMEIPEPHSKRKGRPDRPNSAHFDRDTTGNWPSVITHDVGQAHFVKGGGNPNTLLLNGDSEPRRTGPIKPQTSCPPQKNNSFYNSAPKKRSGPIKAHRGSEVCYQAESGNQGNWKSGDQCLALYWEDNKFYRAVIDAVHPSGSTAVVVFSDYGNCEEVLLQNIKPVHMDTWDEDDLYYETSLEFRRGGDGQPRRTRPTQQYYQPPRARD from the exons ATGATGGAGCTGAGCTCAGCGCTCGTTAAAGAAGGCTG gTATCTCACAGACAAAGGAATAGACGAGTGCAACAGCTCTTCAGAGAAAGAGAAGGCGGTAATCAGTGACATCCTCAATGTAGCACTGAAC ACTGATCTGAGATCTATTGGAAAAGGTTTCCTACCTGCTGATATCAACAGTGGCCGAGTGGAGGAG gtgaaGGGCCCGTGTGTCCTTCAGGTGCTAAAGGTACGCAATGTCGCCGCCCCAAAAGAACACGAGGAGTCTCAGACTGCTCCCAGAATGCTCCGCCTCCAAATGACTGACGGACAGACCACATGCGCAGGGCTGGAGTTTAAACATCTATCAAAAATTAG TCTGAACACTCCACCTGGGACCAAAGTGAAACTCCTGGGCACAGTGCCGGTGAAAAACGGCTTTCTGCTGTTAGACGATTGCAGGATCGCAGACCTCGGGGGAGAGGTGGATCACCTGATTGAGAAATGGGAGCTGCAGCGT AGTCTGGCAAAGCACAGCAGATCTAATATAGGTGCAGAGGGTGGCCCGCCTCCGTTTGTACCCTTCGGACAG AAATGTGTCCGTAAGGACGAGGTGGACAGTAGGACCCTGGATCAGAAGAAAACCCTACAAAGCAGCAACGCATCCAAAGCTGCGAACGAAAACGACGAGTTTGAGAAGCAAAGGATCGCCGCTATTGCTGAAGTCGCCAAAAGCAAAGAG ACACGGACGTTCGGCGGCGGAGGCAACGCGGGGACCAACCTCGCAAATCCCGCTTCCACTTTCAAGAACCGAGACACGTACCAGAGAAAACGAGAGGAGCAAGATAAGAGCGGAACTGATCCCAAGCCAGAAGGAGTGTATCGAGAGCTG GTAGACGAGCGGGCTCTAAGGGATATCATGGAGATGGGCTTCAGTAAAGAGGCAGTTAGACAGGCACTGCTGGACAACAGCAATAACATGGAAACGGCACTTAACTGCCTGCTTACAGGAGCTAACCAGGCCAAAGCGGTCCCTGCGGAGTCGAGTCGCCCGCCGCCTCGAG GCAAGGGCAGAGGGCGAGGAAGATCCAGGCAGGATGCTGATGAAGATGGAGGGGCGAGACCCTCAGGGCCTAGCACACTCTTCGACTTCCTGGAGTCTAAAATGGGAGCATTCTCTATTGATG AGACGAAGAAACAGCCGCCTCAGAGAGCGCAGGAGCAGCCAAGCAGGACCAGCATCCAAAATGCTGATCCCTTCATCCGAGAAGCCTCTCAGAACAAGCAGACCGGCCGAAACGAGGGGCGGGCGCAGAGGACCGAGCGTCCCCCTCGCTTTCAGAGGGACAGCGAGTTCCCTAAAGCCAGCACTGCGGAATCGTCTCAGATAATCCCCACACAGCCTCAGAGATGGAACGACGGCGAGAAAAGAGGGAGAGGCGGCGCAGAGCAGCGGAGAGACGAAAGGCGAGACATCAGAGGCGGACACAGTAACTTTACCTCCACAGGAAACCAGAGGTCAAAAGGTCAGCAAGGTCAGTCTGCGAACTTTTATCAGGGCTCTAAACGAGACCGGGGTCTGAGAGAGTCGGACCATGCGGGCGGATCCGATCAACCTAAAAAGAACCAAGCAAACGGCCCACTAGGACCCAAACCGTTAGAATCAGCTGTGATGGAAATACCTGAACCACACAGCAAGAGGAAAGGCAGGCCAGACAGACCTAACTCCGCCCACTTTGATCGGGACACAACGGGCAACTGGCCCTCTGTCATTACGCACGATGTCGGCCAGGCACATTTTGTTAAAGGAGGCGGGAATCCGAACACACTTTTACTAAACGGCGATTCCGAGCCCAGACGCACGGGTCCCATCAAACCACAGACTTCCTGCCCACCTCAAAAGAACAACAGCTTCTACAATTCCGCCCCCAAGAAGAGGTCAGGGCCGATAAAAGCTCACCGAGGGTCAGAGGTGTGTTATCAAGCGGAGAGTGGTAACCAAGGAAACTGGAAATCTGGTGACCAGTGCCTTGCACTTTACTGGGAGGACAACAAG TTCTACAGAGCGGTGATTGACGCGGTGCATCCCTCAGGCTCCACAGCCGTGGTCGTGTTCAGTGACTACGGCAACTGTGAGGAGGTCCTGCTTCAAAATATCAAACCTGTACATATGGACACATGG GACGAGGACGACCTTTACTATGAGACTTCTCTGGAATTCAGACGAGGGGGAGACGGCCAGCCCAGACGCACTCGACCTACACAGCAGTATTACCAGCCTCCCAGAGCAAGGGACTGA